In Candidatus Rokuibacteriota bacterium, the genomic stretch AACACGACGACGATGACGGCGACCACCAGCAACAGGTGGACCAACCCACCGGCCGTGTACGAACTGACCATGCCGAGCGCCCACAGCACCAGAAGAATCACAGCAATCGTCCACAGCATGGCACCCTCCCTTGAAGTCGTCCACGGCATCGTGATTTGCCTCTATCTGTCGCCCGAACGCCGCGCGGATTGCGCGTAGGTAACATAACGCCTGTTCTCGGACCCGGCGGCCCTGGGTGCCCGTGGTTCTGGCCCGTGGTGAGCCAGAGGATCGTCCGAAAACAGACGTCGGCAGCGGGATGCAATCGCAGGGCTCGATGAGCGTGACCACGATGCAGGTATATAGACGTCGCAATGGCGGCGAGCTGCGCAAGCGCCAGGGCGACGAGCGGGGCGATCCACAGGTGATATGTCATCGTATCCTCCGGTCGCGTGTGCGTGGACAACACGCCGAGAAGGCTCACCCCTCGCTAACATGACCCTGCCTCGTCAGGAGTCGCACGATGGCCTATACCTCGACGATTTCGATGCTATGGGCAGCCAGCCAGTTGCACACCCTCGTCCACGAGTCGGGCGCCCGTTGCTCCCAAGCCCTCACGCTTTGGGCCGGAATGACCAGAAGCGGCAACTTGTTTCGGTGGGCCG encodes the following:
- a CDS encoding lmo0937 family membrane protein — its product is MLWTIAVILLVLWALGMVSSYTAGGLVHLLLVVAVIVVVFQFIGGRRTI